The proteins below come from a single Paroceanicella profunda genomic window:
- a CDS encoding branched-chain amino acid ABC transporter permease, producing MTLLLEQLLNGLQFGVMLFLLAAGLTLIFGIMGVINLAHGSLYMVGAYAGTWVAAQTGSFWLGIPAALGAAALTGVAIEALVVRRLYARDHLDQVLATFAILLMANQLVTLIFGRQPLYTAMPEALSGSVELLPGLFYPPYRLAIIAVGLLVALGLWALINRTRIGMLVRAGSTNREMVRALGVDIRLLYTVVFGLGALLAGLAGFMSGPVLAVQVGMGEQILLSTFVVVVIGGVGSIRGAFVASLGLGVIDTCLRAYLPGLLRQVMAGPEADALGIGISSMGIYLLMAIVLLVKPKGLFAGNG from the coding sequence ATGACCCTCCTGCTCGAGCAACTGCTCAACGGCCTGCAGTTCGGCGTGATGCTGTTCCTGCTCGCCGCCGGGCTCACGCTGATCTTCGGCATCATGGGGGTGATCAACCTGGCCCATGGCTCGCTCTACATGGTGGGGGCCTATGCCGGCACCTGGGTGGCGGCGCAGACCGGCTCGTTCTGGCTCGGCATTCCCGCCGCGCTGGGGGCCGCCGCCCTCACCGGTGTCGCGATCGAGGCGCTGGTGGTGCGCCGCCTCTACGCGCGCGATCACCTCGACCAGGTGCTCGCCACCTTCGCCATCCTGTTGATGGCAAACCAGCTCGTCACCCTGATCTTCGGCCGCCAGCCGCTCTACACCGCCATGCCCGAGGCGCTCTCGGGCTCGGTGGAGCTCTTGCCGGGGCTGTTCTACCCGCCCTACCGGCTGGCGATCATCGCCGTGGGCCTGCTCGTGGCGCTGGGGCTCTGGGCGCTGATCAACCGCACGCGCATCGGCATGCTGGTGCGCGCCGGCTCGACCAACCGCGAGATGGTGCGCGCGCTCGGCGTCGACATCCGCCTGCTCTACACGGTGGTGTTCGGGCTGGGAGCGCTGCTTGCCGGGCTCGCGGGGTTCATGTCGGGCCCGGTGCTGGCGGTGCAGGTGGGCATGGGCGAGCAGATCCTGCTCTCGACCTTCGTGGTGGTGGTGATCGGCGGCGTGGGCTCCATCCGCGGCGCCTTCGTGGCGAGCCTCGGCCTGGGTGTCATCGACACCTGCCTGCGCGCCTACCTGCCCGGCCTGCTGCGCCAGGTGATGGCAGGCCCGGAGGCCGACGCGCTCGGCATCGGCATCTCCTCCATGGGCATCTACCTGCTCATGGCCATCGTCCTTCTCGTGAAGCCCAAGGGACTTTTCGCCGGCAATGGCTGA
- a CDS encoding branched-chain amino acid ABC transporter permease, translating into MADIDLTHGAEAPGRAPLLWAFAALVALAALPTLASALGYPALTSLATRILIYGIAAASLNFILGYGGLVSFGHAAFFGIGGYVVGILYQNYSDETTFLGLVPGTNQMLITLPAAVLVAGAFAAVIGALSLRTGGVQFIMITLAFAQMLFFLFVSLKAYGGDDGLIIRRANELPGLNMRDKEVVYYVCLGIAALFFAGLARLIRSPFGNVINGLRQNERRMVALGVAPYRYRLVAFVLSGVGAGLAGALMANFLRFVSPDMMHWTKSGELLIMVILGGVGTLFGPLIGAAAYLVLETLLASWTEYWQLGLGLVLLFVVMRARGGVRALIAALGALFPGRPK; encoded by the coding sequence ATGGCTGACATCGACCTCACCCACGGCGCAGAGGCGCCCGGCCGCGCGCCGCTGCTATGGGCCTTCGCGGCGCTCGTTGCGCTGGCGGCGCTGCCCACGCTGGCCTCGGCCCTCGGCTACCCGGCGCTCACCTCGCTTGCCACCCGCATCCTGATCTACGGCATCGCGGCGGCCAGCCTGAACTTCATCCTCGGCTACGGCGGGCTGGTGAGCTTCGGCCACGCCGCCTTCTTCGGCATCGGCGGCTACGTGGTGGGCATCCTCTACCAGAATTACTCCGACGAGACGACGTTCCTCGGCCTCGTCCCCGGCACCAACCAGATGCTCATCACCCTTCCCGCCGCGGTGCTGGTGGCGGGCGCCTTCGCGGCCGTCATCGGCGCGCTGTCGCTGCGCACCGGGGGCGTGCAGTTCATCATGATCACGCTGGCCTTCGCGCAGATGCTGTTCTTCCTCTTCGTCTCGCTCAAGGCCTACGGCGGCGATGACGGGCTGATCATCCGCCGGGCCAACGAGCTGCCGGGCCTGAACATGCGCGACAAGGAGGTGGTCTACTACGTCTGCCTCGGCATCGCGGCGCTGTTCTTCGCCGGGCTGGCGCGGCTCATCCGCTCGCCCTTCGGCAACGTGATCAACGGGCTGAGGCAGAACGAGCGGCGCATGGTGGCGCTCGGCGTCGCCCCCTACCGCTACCGGCTGGTGGCCTTCGTGCTCTCGGGCGTGGGGGCGGGGCTCGCGGGCGCGCTGATGGCGAATTTCCTGCGCTTCGTGAGCCCGGACATGATGCACTGGACCAAGTCGGGCGAGCTGCTGATCATGGTGATCCTCGGCGGCGTCGGCACGCTCTTCGGCCCGCTGATCGGGGCGGCGGCCTATCTGGTGCTGGAGACGCTGCTCGCCTCCTGGACCGAGTACTGGCAGCTCGGCCTCGGGCTGGTGCTGCTCTTCGTGGTGATGCGGGCGCGCGGCGGGGTGCGCGCGCTGATCGCAGCGCTCGGCGCCCTGTTCCCCGGGAGGCCGAAATGA
- a CDS encoding ABC transporter ATP-binding protein, with translation MTAPLLQVTGLVKRFGGLTATDHVTLDVVPGEIHALIGPNGAGKSTLINQLCGELAPDEGRIAIDGADVTALSAPERARMGLARTFQVTCLLDEETVLWNVAMALDVGRGHSFRFWRDIRRDEGLTAEARRALAGTGLEGRAGVTVSELSHGERKQLELVTALAQQPRLLLLDEPMAGLGHVESQAMIGMLAGLKSRCGMLLVEHDMDAVFALADRVSVLVYGRIIATDLPGAIRENPAVREAYLGEGEEA, from the coding sequence ATGACCGCTCCGCTCCTGCAGGTGACCGGCCTGGTGAAACGCTTCGGCGGCCTCACCGCCACCGACCACGTGACCCTCGACGTCGTCCCCGGCGAGATCCACGCCCTGATCGGCCCGAACGGCGCCGGCAAGTCCACCCTCATCAACCAGCTCTGCGGCGAGCTTGCGCCCGACGAGGGCCGCATCGCCATCGACGGGGCGGACGTCACCGCCCTCTCCGCCCCCGAGCGCGCCCGCATGGGCCTCGCGCGCACCTTCCAGGTCACCTGCCTGCTCGACGAGGAGACGGTGCTGTGGAACGTGGCCATGGCGCTCGACGTGGGCCGCGGCCATTCCTTCCGCTTCTGGCGCGACATCCGCCGCGACGAGGGGCTGACCGCCGAGGCGCGCCGCGCGCTTGCCGGCACCGGGCTGGAGGGGCGGGCGGGCGTCACGGTCTCCGAGCTCAGCCACGGCGAGCGCAAGCAGCTGGAGCTGGTGACCGCCCTTGCCCAGCAGCCCCGGCTGCTGCTGCTCGACGAGCCGATGGCGGGCCTGGGCCACGTGGAAAGCCAGGCGATGATCGGCATGCTGGCCGGGCTGAAGAGCCGCTGCGGCATGCTGCTGGTCGAGCACGACATGGACGCGGTCTTCGCCCTCGCCGACCGGGTGTCGGTGCTGGTCTACGGCCGCATCATCGCGACCGACCTGCCCGGGGCGATCCGCGAGAACCCGGCGGTGCGCGAGGCCTATCTCGGCGAGGGGGAGGAAGCCTGA
- a CDS encoding ABC transporter ATP-binding protein: MLDVSNLQAAYGASQVLYDVSLRVGEGEVVTLLGRNGMGKTTTVRSVMGLMTPLSGEIMLGARPVAGATPEAVARLGVGLVPEGRQVFPTLSVRENLVATAANRLKRPDPWTLERVYALFPRLRERAAQVAGTLSGGEQQMLAVGRALMTNPRLLILDEATEGLAPVIRAEIWACIRALKAEGQSILLIDKNLAVLKRLATRHYIIEKGRTVWQGSSAELERDAAEVQRYVGL; this comes from the coding sequence ATGCTCGATGTCTCCAACCTGCAGGCCGCCTACGGCGCGAGCCAGGTGCTCTACGATGTCTCCCTGCGCGTGGGCGAGGGCGAGGTGGTCACCCTGCTCGGGCGCAACGGCATGGGCAAGACCACCACCGTGCGCTCGGTGATGGGGCTGATGACCCCGCTCTCCGGCGAGATCATGCTGGGCGCGCGCCCGGTGGCCGGGGCCACGCCCGAGGCGGTGGCCCGGCTCGGCGTGGGGCTGGTGCCCGAGGGCCGGCAGGTGTTCCCCACGCTCAGCGTGCGCGAAAACCTCGTCGCCACCGCCGCCAACCGGCTGAAGCGCCCCGACCCCTGGACGCTGGAGCGGGTCTATGCCCTCTTCCCCCGGCTGCGCGAGCGTGCGGCCCAGGTGGCCGGCACGCTCTCGGGTGGCGAGCAGCAGATGCTCGCCGTGGGCCGCGCGCTGATGACCAACCCGCGCCTGCTCATCCTCGACGAGGCGACCGAGGGCCTCGCCCCGGTGATCCGCGCCGAGATCTGGGCCTGCATCCGGGCCCTGAAGGCGGAGGGCCAGTCCATCCTGCTCATCGACAAGAACCTCGCGGTGCTCAAGCGCCTCGCCACCCGGCACTACATCATCGAGAAGGGCCGCACAGTGTGGCAGGGCAGCTCGGCCGAGCTGGAGCGCGACGCCGCGGAGGTGCAGCGCTATGTCGGGCTCTGA
- a CDS encoding aspartate dehydrogenase, whose translation MSGSERHPFRLALIGWGAIGATVGRMLAGRPGVQLVAVAVSDAARPRAGLPEGTLLIDRPEALAALSLDMVIEAAGRPSVAHWARAALLAAPAFAVSSTSAFVDDAFLADLLARAEAAGAQIIVPPGALGGMDALGAAALMGLERVEHFVTKPALAWAGTPAEQACDLAALTGPLEVFRGSARAAADAYPKNANVAVISSLAGLGLDRTEVVMVADPAATLNSHRIVASGAFGRMDMTFENAPLPDNPKSSAMTALNLVRMVENRVAVLAV comes from the coding sequence ATGTCGGGCTCTGAACGCCACCCGTTCCGCCTGGCCCTCATCGGCTGGGGCGCGATCGGCGCCACCGTGGGGCGGATGCTGGCCGGGCGGCCGGGAGTGCAGCTCGTCGCCGTGGCGGTGAGCGATGCCGCGCGCCCGCGCGCCGGCCTGCCCGAGGGCACGCTGCTGATCGACCGGCCGGAGGCGCTCGCCGCCCTCTCCCTCGACATGGTGATCGAGGCGGCCGGGCGGCCTTCCGTGGCACATTGGGCCAGGGCTGCGCTGCTCGCGGCCCCGGCCTTCGCCGTCTCCTCCACCTCCGCCTTCGTGGACGACGCCTTCCTCGCCGACCTGCTGGCGCGGGCAGAAGCCGCCGGCGCACAGATCATCGTGCCGCCCGGCGCGCTCGGCGGCATGGACGCGCTCGGCGCCGCGGCGCTTATGGGGCTGGAGCGGGTGGAGCATTTCGTCACCAAGCCCGCACTGGCCTGGGCCGGAACACCGGCGGAGCAGGCCTGCGACCTCGCCGCCCTCACCGGGCCGCTGGAGGTGTTCCGCGGCAGCGCGCGGGCGGCCGCCGATGCCTATCCGAAGAACGCCAACGTGGCGGTGATCTCCTCGCTCGCGGGCCTCGGGCTGGACCGCACCGAGGTGGTGATGGTGGCTGACCCCGCCGCCACGCTCAACAGCCACCGCATCGTGGCCTCCGGCGCCTTCGGGCGCATGGACATGACCTTCGAGAACGCCCCCCTGCCCGACAACCCCAAGTCCTCCGCCATGACAGCGCTGAACCTGGTGCGGATGGTGGAGAACCGGGTGGCGGTGCTGGCGGTGTGA
- a CDS encoding sulfite exporter TauE/SafE family protein: MPEVSVLLPLLGVLLAVGFLAGIVAGLLGVGGGIVLVPVFYWVFSSLGHQPDQLMQICVATSLGTIVFTSIRSVLSHHKRGAVDFTILRQWAPGIVIGSALGVVIAAGLKSHMLMLVFGVLGCIVGVYMALGRAHWRLGQQMPGLLGRSVASPVMGFLSVLMGIGGGSFGVPLMTLYNQPIHRAVATAAGFGVLIAVPSFIGFLLTGWGIPDKPPFTVGYVNIPAFVIVVAMTLISAPIGVRLAHALPAKPLKRIFAVFIFLMAVNMLVKALGA; encoded by the coding sequence GTGCCCGAAGTTTCTGTTCTTCTCCCGCTGCTCGGGGTCCTGCTCGCCGTCGGCTTCCTGGCCGGCATCGTGGCGGGCCTGCTGGGCGTGGGCGGAGGGATCGTTCTCGTCCCGGTGTTCTACTGGGTGTTCTCCAGCCTCGGCCACCAGCCGGACCAGCTCATGCAAATCTGCGTGGCCACGTCTCTGGGAACCATCGTGTTCACCTCGATCCGCTCGGTGCTCAGCCATCACAAGCGCGGCGCGGTGGATTTCACCATCCTGCGGCAGTGGGCGCCGGGCATCGTGATCGGCTCCGCGCTGGGGGTGGTGATCGCGGCCGGGCTGAAGTCGCACATGCTGATGCTGGTCTTCGGCGTGCTGGGCTGCATCGTGGGGGTGTACATGGCGCTGGGGCGGGCGCACTGGCGGCTGGGGCAGCAGATGCCCGGCCTGCTGGGGCGGTCCGTCGCCAGCCCGGTGATGGGCTTCCTCTCGGTGCTGATGGGCATCGGCGGCGGCTCCTTCGGGGTGCCGCTGATGACGCTCTACAACCAGCCCATCCACAGGGCGGTGGCCACAGCCGCGGGCTTCGGCGTGCTGATCGCGGTGCCCTCCTTCATCGGCTTCCTGCTCACCGGCTGGGGCATCCCGGACAAGCCGCCCTTCACCGTGGGCTACGTGAACATCCCCGCTTTCGTGATCGTGGTGGCGATGACGCTGATCTCCGCCCCCATCGGCGTGCGGCTGGCCCATGCGCTGCCGGCGAAGCCGCTGAAGCGCATCTTCGCGGTGTTCATCTTCCTGATGGCGGTGAACATGCTGGTGAAGGCGCTCGGCGCCTGA
- a CDS encoding gamma-glutamyltransferase family protein has translation MHDFFSTARPTTLARDAMIATSHPLATAAGLEMLAAGGHAVDAAIAAVAVQSVVDPLMTGMGGDCFAILAPRDGAPVALNGSGRAPAAASVAALKAAGLEGEIPQTSPHAVTVPGAVSAWCRLHGDYGLLPLARVFARAISYAEDGFPVTPRVAQDWAGAAKLIGADPHAAAVFLPGGVAPVAGQRMSQPLLGARLREIAQKGAAGFYEGETGASMAAHLRSLGGLHTEADFAEATAGAEYVAPISASYRGREVFECPPNGQGLAALLILRILEGFDLGPDVSLADRIHLHAEATKLAYHHRDALLGDPASCPGLTETLLSEEVVSALRARIDMSRAGAPALWDEPEHRDTIYLCVVDGQGNALSFINSIFHGFGSTRLDPGTGVLFHSRGASFRLEEGHPNAIGPRKRPMHTIIPGLLRVAGAVMPFGVMGGHYQAAGHAAFLSGVIDLGMDLQPAMDAPRHFAFGGVLEVEPGVPEEVRAELAARGHEIRIASAPIGGSQAIFADAAAGSLRGGSDPRKDGSALGF, from the coding sequence ATGCACGACTTCTTCTCCACCGCCCGCCCCACCACCCTGGCGCGCGACGCGATGATCGCCACCTCGCACCCGCTGGCCACGGCGGCCGGGCTCGAGATGCTCGCCGCCGGCGGGCACGCGGTGGATGCCGCCATTGCCGCAGTGGCGGTGCAGAGCGTGGTCGACCCGCTGATGACCGGCATGGGCGGCGACTGTTTCGCCATCCTCGCGCCCAGGGACGGCGCGCCGGTGGCGCTGAACGGCTCGGGCCGCGCGCCGGCGGCCGCCAGCGTGGCGGCGCTGAAGGCGGCGGGGCTGGAGGGCGAGATCCCGCAGACCAGCCCGCATGCCGTCACCGTGCCCGGCGCCGTCTCGGCCTGGTGCCGGCTGCATGGCGATTACGGGCTGCTGCCGCTCGCCCGCGTCTTCGCCCGGGCGATCTCCTACGCCGAGGACGGCTTCCCCGTCACCCCGCGCGTGGCGCAGGACTGGGCGGGCGCGGCGAAGCTGATCGGCGCGGACCCGCATGCCGCCGCCGTCTTCCTGCCCGGGGGCGTGGCGCCCGTGGCCGGCCAGCGGATGTCCCAGCCCCTGCTCGGCGCGCGCCTGCGCGAGATCGCGCAGAAGGGCGCCGCCGGATTCTACGAGGGCGAGACGGGCGCCAGCATGGCCGCGCATCTGCGCAGCCTCGGCGGGCTGCACACCGAGGCGGATTTCGCCGAGGCCACCGCGGGCGCGGAATACGTCGCGCCGATCTCCGCCAGCTACCGCGGGCGTGAGGTGTTCGAGTGTCCGCCGAACGGGCAGGGCCTGGCCGCGCTGCTGATCCTGCGCATCCTGGAGGGGTTCGACCTCGGCCCGGACGTGTCGCTGGCCGATCGCATCCACCTGCACGCCGAGGCCACCAAGCTCGCCTATCACCACCGCGACGCCCTGCTGGGCGACCCGGCCTCCTGCCCGGGCCTCACCGAGACGCTGCTCTCCGAGGAGGTGGTGTCCGCCCTGCGCGCGCGCATCGACATGTCACGCGCCGGGGCGCCCGCGCTCTGGGACGAGCCGGAGCACCGCGACACCATCTACCTGTGCGTGGTGGACGGGCAGGGCAACGCGCTCTCCTTCATCAACTCCATCTTCCACGGCTTCGGCTCCACCCGGCTGGACCCGGGCACCGGCGTGCTGTTCCACAGCCGCGGCGCCTCGTTCCGGCTGGAGGAGGGGCACCCGAACGCCATCGGCCCGCGCAAGCGGCCCATGCACACCATCATCCCCGGCCTGCTGCGCGTCGCGGGCGCCGTCATGCCCTTCGGCGTGATGGGCGGCCATTACCAGGCGGCCGGGCACGCGGCCTTCCTCTCCGGGGTGATCGATCTCGGGATGGACCTGCAGCCGGCGATGGACGCGCCGCGCCACTTCGCCTTCGGCGGCGTGCTGGAGGTGGAGCCGGGCGTGCCGGAGGAGGTGCGCGCCGAGCTTGCCGCGCGCGGCCACGAGATCCGCATCGCGAGCGCGCCGATCGGCGGCTCGCAGGCCATTTTCGCCGATGCGGCGGCCGGGAGCCTGCGCGGGGGCTCGGACCCCAGAAAGGACGGCTCGGCGCTCGGGTTCTGA
- a CDS encoding oligopeptide/dipeptide ABC transporter ATP-binding protein, which yields MSGPVHQLPAPVFELLDVEKVYQVTRPAGFLRREKKGLAALDGVRLRVAPGSSTALVGESGSGKSTLLRVLLGLTRPTNGQAFYRGRPIAEARAASGDGFTRDVAMIYQDARGSLNPRMAVAELVAEPLRHFGLCAAAEIPARVAALLARVGLPGDVAARYPAALSGGQVRRVAIARALAAEPSVLVADEAVSGLDVSTQAQLLNLLAELKESMGLTLLFITHDLGVASYLCERIAIMYLGRIVEAGPTNAVLAAPAHPYTAALRAASPQFFAPIAEPLPGEIPSPVDLPPGCRFASRCPRAAADCRVDDPALTTLSPGRAAACLHPLATGA from the coding sequence ATGAGCGGCCCGGTGCATCAGCTCCCCGCCCCGGTGTTCGAGCTTCTCGATGTCGAGAAGGTCTACCAGGTCACCCGCCCCGCCGGCTTCCTGCGGCGCGAGAAGAAGGGGCTCGCCGCGCTCGACGGGGTGCGGCTGCGCGTGGCGCCCGGCTCCTCCACCGCGCTGGTGGGCGAGAGCGGCTCGGGCAAGTCCACCCTGCTGCGGGTGCTGCTCGGGCTCACGCGGCCCACGAACGGCCAGGCCTTCTACCGCGGCCGGCCCATCGCGGAGGCGCGTGCCGCCTCCGGTGACGGCTTCACCCGCGACGTGGCGATGATCTACCAGGATGCCCGCGGCTCGCTGAACCCGCGCATGGCGGTGGCGGAGCTGGTGGCCGAGCCGCTGCGCCATTTCGGCCTGTGCGCGGCGGCGGAGATCCCGGCGCGGGTGGCGGCGCTGCTCGCGCGCGTCGGCCTGCCGGGGGACGTGGCGGCGCGCTACCCCGCCGCGCTCTCCGGCGGGCAGGTGCGCCGCGTCGCCATCGCCCGGGCGCTGGCGGCGGAGCCGAGCGTGCTGGTGGCCGATGAGGCGGTCTCCGGCCTCGACGTCTCCACCCAGGCGCAGCTTCTGAACCTGCTCGCCGAGCTGAAGGAGAGCATGGGGCTCACCCTGCTCTTCATCACGCATGACCTCGGGGTGGCGAGCTACCTGTGCGAGCGCATCGCCATCATGTATCTCGGACGAATCGTGGAGGCGGGGCCGACGAATGCCGTGCTCGCCGCCCCCGCGCACCCCTACACGGCGGCGCTGCGCGCGGCCTCGCCGCAGTTCTTCGCCCCCATCGCCGAGCCGCTGCCCGGCGAGATCCCCAGCCCGGTGGACCTGCCGCCGGGCTGCCGCTTTGCCTCGCGCTGCCCGCGCGCCGCCGCCGACTGCCGGGTGGATGACCCCGCCCTCACCACGCTTTCACCGGGGCGGGCGGCCGCCTGCCTCCACCCTCTCGCCACCGGCGCCTGA
- a CDS encoding ABC transporter ATP-binding protein: MDIHTPAPEPLLTVRGLTLHRGARRILDGVDLTLGRGETLALVGESGAGKSTIAVALMGLLRPSEARIEGRAELAGEGDLLALKERGWSGLRGGRLAMVFQDAGAALNPCFTVGSQLTSVLRRKLGMGRAAARARAVELLDSVGINDSAARLSAYPHQLSGGMQQRVMVAIALACNPDLLFADEPTSALDVTIQAQIVRLILDQTRARGASCIFVLHDLALASQSCDRIVVLYAGQVMEAGASAEVLTTPRHPYTRLLKSCVLEIGAGRLDPPAGGVPGWEEMPEGCRFASRCPRALPRCAGEKPPLVVAEGRALACWNPE; this comes from the coding sequence ATGGACATCCACACCCCCGCGCCCGAGCCGCTGCTGACCGTGCGTGGCCTGACCCTGCACCGCGGCGCGCGGCGCATCCTCGACGGCGTGGACCTCACCCTGGGCCGCGGCGAGACGCTGGCGCTGGTGGGCGAGAGCGGCGCCGGAAAATCCACCATCGCCGTGGCGCTGATGGGCCTGCTGCGCCCCTCGGAGGCGCGCATCGAGGGCCGCGCCGAGCTGGCGGGCGAGGGCGATCTCCTCGCGCTGAAGGAGCGGGGCTGGAGCGGGCTGCGCGGCGGCCGCCTCGCCATGGTGTTCCAGGACGCGGGCGCCGCACTCAACCCCTGCTTCACCGTGGGCAGCCAGCTCACCTCCGTGCTGCGGCGCAAGCTCGGGATGGGCCGGGCGGCGGCGCGCGCCCGGGCGGTGGAACTGCTCGACAGCGTGGGCATCAACGATTCCGCCGCCCGCCTCTCGGCCTATCCGCACCAGCTCTCGGGCGGCATGCAGCAGCGGGTGATGGTGGCGATCGCGCTGGCCTGCAACCCGGACCTGCTGTTTGCCGACGAGCCCACCTCCGCCCTCGATGTCACCATCCAGGCGCAGATCGTGCGGCTGATCCTCGACCAGACCCGGGCGCGCGGGGCAAGCTGCATCTTCGTGCTGCATGACCTCGCGCTCGCCAGCCAGTCCTGCGACAGGATCGTGGTGCTCTACGCCGGGCAGGTGATGGAGGCGGGGGCGAGCGCGGAGGTGCTCACCACCCCGCGCCACCCCTACACCCGGCTGCTGAAGTCCTGCGTGCTGGAGATCGGCGCCGGCCGGCTGGACCCGCCCGCCGGCGGCGTTCCGGGCTGGGAGGAGATGCCCGAGGGCTGCCGCTTCGCCTCGCGCTGCCCGCGTGCCCTGCCGCGCTGCGCGGGGGAGAAACCGCCGCTCGTCGTCGCGGAGGGGCGGGCGCTGGCCTGCTGGAACCCCGAATGA
- a CDS encoding ABC transporter permease yields MTDTATAPVPARRAPRRRASMLRRRPFFTLGLAVALAFALAAIFAPFVAPYDPTFQDIDWMMTAPSAAHWLGTDSYGQDILSRIIFGARYALSIGLISVAIGAFGGLVIGLAAGLSDGLVEWLLMRLIDSILAMPSLIMAVAFIAILGQGVDKVIIAVGIAMIGPFARTVRADVMQVRVQLFVEAAGLMGVARLRIIWRHILPNVVYPLAVQVTIRISEAILVSSSLSFLGIGVTPPTPDWGLMIAEGRGFVSFAAWMSGMPGAALAILLIALSLVGDGIREEFDPKLRDGA; encoded by the coding sequence ATGACCGACACCGCAACCGCTCCCGTGCCCGCCCGCCGGGCGCCGCGCCGGCGCGCCTCCATGCTGCGCCGCCGGCCGTTCTTCACCCTCGGCCTCGCGGTGGCGCTCGCCTTCGCGCTGGCCGCCATCTTCGCGCCCTTCGTGGCGCCCTACGACCCCACCTTCCAGGATATCGACTGGATGATGACCGCCCCCTCCGCCGCGCACTGGCTGGGCACGGACAGCTACGGCCAGGACATCCTGAGCCGCATCATCTTCGGCGCGCGCTACGCGCTTTCCATCGGCCTCATCTCCGTGGCCATCGGCGCGTTCGGCGGGCTGGTGATCGGGCTTGCGGCCGGGCTCTCGGACGGGCTGGTGGAATGGCTGCTGATGCGGCTCATCGATTCCATCCTCGCCATGCCCTCGCTCATCATGGCCGTGGCCTTCATCGCCATCCTCGGCCAGGGGGTGGACAAGGTGATCATCGCCGTGGGCATCGCGATGATCGGCCCCTTCGCGCGCACCGTGCGCGCCGACGTGATGCAGGTGCGCGTGCAGCTCTTCGTGGAGGCGGCGGGGCTGATGGGCGTGGCGCGGCTGCGCATCATCTGGCGCCACATCCTGCCCAACGTGGTCTACCCGCTCGCCGTGCAGGTGACCATCCGCATCTCCGAGGCGATCCTCGTCTCCTCCTCGCTGTCCTTCCTCGGCATCGGTGTCACCCCGCCCACGCCGGACTGGGGGCTGATGATCGCCGAGGGCCGCGGCTTCGTGAGCTTCGCGGCCTGGATGTCGGGCATGCCCGGCGCCGCCCTCGCCATCCTGCTCATCGCGCTGTCGCTGGTGGGTGACGGCATCCGCGAGGAATTCGACCCCAAACTGCGTGACGGAGCGTGA
- a CDS encoding ABC transporter permease: MLLMAFRKVLQTMFVLFIVSVASFSLLKLAPGDPVEIMLGSEYSVEAHAALVHKLGLDQPLVTQYLDWLGNFVTGDWGTSYIARADIFTYAFVEALPVTLTLAAFSLGLAIVLGVPLGVLSAVKKDTAWDAGAAVFALTGTAFPSFFLGILLIWIFGVKFGLFPVMGFVPPWHDFWGGLYHMILPAITLSTYFIAMIVRLTRATLVEVLAQPYIAAARARGEPGWRVVWVHGLRNIAMPLVTIIGLQLGTLLQGAVLTETVFSLPGAGQMITSAVLGREYGVVQAGVVMTATLFVLVNLAVDLAYPFLDPRLRPR; encoded by the coding sequence ATGCTTCTGATGGCCTTCAGGAAGGTCCTGCAGACGATGTTCGTGCTGTTCATCGTTTCGGTTGCCAGCTTCAGCCTGCTGAAGCTGGCGCCGGGCGACCCGGTGGAGATCATGCTGGGCAGCGAATACTCCGTCGAGGCCCATGCAGCCCTCGTCCACAAGCTCGGGCTCGACCAGCCCCTGGTGACGCAATACCTCGACTGGCTGGGGAATTTCGTCACCGGGGACTGGGGCACCTCCTACATCGCGCGCGCCGACATCTTCACCTATGCCTTCGTGGAGGCGCTGCCGGTCACCCTCACGCTCGCGGCCTTCTCGCTGGGGCTTGCGATCGTGCTGGGCGTGCCGCTGGGCGTGCTCTCCGCGGTGAAGAAGGACACGGCCTGGGACGCGGGCGCGGCGGTCTTCGCGCTCACCGGCACGGCCTTCCCCTCCTTCTTCCTCGGCATCCTGCTGATCTGGATCTTCGGCGTGAAGTTCGGCCTGTTCCCGGTGATGGGCTTCGTGCCCCCCTGGCATGATTTCTGGGGCGGGCTCTATCACATGATCCTGCCGGCGATCACGCTCTCCACCTATTTCATCGCCATGATCGTGCGCCTCACGCGCGCCACGCTGGTGGAGGTGCTGGCCCAGCCCTACATCGCCGCCGCCCGGGCGCGCGGCGAGCCGGGCTGGCGCGTGGTCTGGGTGCACGGGCTGCGCAACATCGCCATGCCGCTTGTCACCATCATCGGGCTGCAGCTCGGCACGCTGCTGCAGGGCGCGGTGCTCACCGAGACGGTGTTCTCCCTGCCCGGGGCGGGGCAGATGATCACCTCCGCGGTGCTGGGGCGCGAATACGGCGTGGTGCAGGCGGGCGTGGTGATGACCGCCACGCTCTTCGTGCTGGTCAACCTCGCGGTCGACCTCGCCTATCCCTTCCTCGACCCCCGCCTGAGGCCGCGCTGA